Genomic window (Candidatus Chlorobium masyuteum):
CTGATACAGGACTTTATCGAGCATACGAAACGCAAAAACATCACGGTCGAAAACAATTTTGATCTGCTTCTCAAGCTCCTCCTCTCTTCAAGTATCTGGTTTCTCAAGTATCTGAAACAGATTAACCAGCAGATAAAAAATGCTGAAAGCAAGCTCGACAAGTCCATTAAAAACGAGGATCTTCAGAGACTGCTCCAGATCGAGAAATGTCTTGTCTATTTTTTAACCTCTCTCAAGGGCAATGATATTCTGCTTCACCGCATAAAGAATATCAAATCAAAAAGAGACGCTTATGATCTTGATCTGATAGAGGATGTCGAGGTCGAGCTGAAACAGGCACAGGAGATTACGAACATTTACAGTGATATTCTCAGCGGTATGATGGATGCCTATGCCTCGGTAATATCCAATAACCTGAATGTGGTGATGAAGCGGCTTACGTCGATATCGATCATTTTGATGATACCGACCCTTATCGCAAGCCTGTACGGGATGAACGTGCCCAATACCTTTGAAAATTCACCGTTCGGGTTCTGGTTTATTCTGCTCTTCTCTTTTCTGCTCTCAACTTCCGGAGTGATGTTCTTTAAAAGCAGAAACTGGCTCTGACTTCATGATAATGCCCGCCGGCGCATGCCCTTGAAGTAAAGGGGTATGCTCCGGCAAGGTGGTGGTCGGCTCTCTTTGCTCTCAGAGCACTCTCAATCCGAGGGATTCCGTCAGCTTAAGTTTTTCGGCCATGACAAGATCAGCCAAAGCCCCCTGCAGATCCTCTTCGGCAAATCTTGCGGTTGCTCTTCCCGAGTAGGCCAATACGGATTCCGGGTTGAGTTTTATTGCCCTGGTAAGGTCGGTTATTGCCCCTTCGCAGTCGCCGGAATCGATTTTAAGGATAGCGCTCCCGATGAACACATTGGCTGACGTTGTGTCAACGGCAAGTGCGCGTCTGAACCCTATCACCTCTCCCTTTACTTTACCGCTGCTTCCCGATTCGGAATTCATCGAAAAATTATTCATTTCAGATGTCATATTGTTGCAACCCGATAATGAGATCAGCATCAACGGCACCAGTAGGCATGAAAGAGAGAGAAAATTATTTTTCATCTGATATTTTGATTTTTAGCTGATAAAGATTCTGTGACGATTGCAGGGCATTACAGCTTTAGTCAAACAACTCCCCAAGAAAGCCGAGCGGCCCGCCTTTTCGTTTTCTTCTGCCGGTTTTCGGGTCGGTGTAGTAGTCGTGATCCTCTTCATGATAACGGTGACGTGACTCCTCCTTATGATGCTCCTGACGTACCGGGCTGAATTCAGTTGCTGAGCGCTCAATAATCTTGTCCAGCTCGCCCCTGTCGAGCCATACACCGCGGCATTCCGGACAATAATCAAGTTCGATTCCCTGACGTTCAGAGATCAGAAGATTGACGGTATTGCATGCTGGGCATTTCATGGTATTCCTTCTGTTTTGTGTTTGGTTTACTCCGAAGCGGTAATGAAGACAGCTGGAGAGAGCTCTTTCAATACAGTTCAAACATACCGGTTGCAACCTTAAAGAAGAGTAAGCGGGTGCTTAAAAGATGCTTAAAATGCAGAGATGGTATCAGGAAAAGGGCGAAACCGTCTGATCAACAGAGCGTTGCATGCAAACGAACAGATGGAGGTGTGTGCTGTTTCAATGAATTTTCAGCAGCAGCGGCAGATGGTCGGAGTAGCCCCCGCGGTACTCCCTTTTTTCATAGGTAGGCCAGGGCTTATTGTCAGGGTAGAGAAGCATCCGGGAGAACGTAAAGCAACGGAATGGATCACCGGAAACAGAAAAACCCTCTTTATCAAGCATGCCTGCAGAGAGCAGAATGTGGTCAATACGCTCCCATTTTCGATGATAGTAGTAGCTTCCGACTCCCTGATAGCCACTCCAGCAGTTGTAGAGCAGTGTTCTGCTGTTTCGGCGCACTTGTGCTGCATCAAATGATGAACCAAGCCCCTCTGAAAGTGAGCGATTAGCGGGTTCATCGTTAAAATCGCCCATGGTGATGATATCGGCTGTCGGGCTGGCTGAGCGGAGGCTGTCAAGAATATGCCGGGTGACCTTTGCCGCAGCAAGACGTTTCGGTTCACTCCACCCGGTATCGAATGCTCTTGATGGCCAGTGATTCAAAATCAGGTGAAATGAGTTTCCGGAATCTGAAAATTCGGCAATAATGATCTTTCGCGTTGGTTTTTCATCAAGGGTGACACTGTAGGCTCGGGATGCTTTCAAGGTGACACCCTTCGGGTTATAGGCAAGACCGATATCGATACCTCTCGGGTCCGGAGAGTCGTAATAGACCGTTTTGTAGGTGATGCCCGGAATTCCTGAGAGTGTCTGTTGAAAAACCTGCCGGTTTTCAACTTCGGCAAATGCCACGATATCAGGAAATTTCCTGTAGTCCGGATGTGCATCAACAGCCATGAGGGTGTGGCGGATACGCATCTCCTTGAGCATGAGTTTTTTTGCCGTCCAGTTCCTGCTTCCCTGGGGGGTGAACTCGTCGTCATCGGTCACAGGGTCGTCAAGTGTATCAAAAAGGTTTTCAATGTTCCACCACAACAGCACGATCTCTTTTCTGCCTGATGGAGCACCGTCAGCCTGATATTGAAACCACGACAGGGCCAGATAAACAAGAAAAAAACAGCAGAGCAGTCGGCGCATAACCCCTTTCTGTGTAATTTTTTTTCTTTACCATAATCATTATGTAACTTAATCGGGAATTTTCAGATGTCAATATTTTATTATCCAATGATCCGGAAAGCCTTATGACCCAGAAGAGCGATGTCAAGGAACAGGCAAAAGATATCCTCGAGGAGACCCTTAACAGGGAAGCGGTTATTGTATTGACGAGAATTTCCGAAGAGATGCAGCTTTTGTTCCAGGCCCACCCGGACCCGGTAACAGAGGAGGTTGAAACGATCGTTACCGGATATTTTCTGGAAAACGGTAAATCAGAACAGTTCATCGAAGACTGGATCAAGACCTCCAAGGAGTACAGTGGTACAAGGGGACTCTCTCCCCAGGACCAGCCGAAAGCCATGCTTTCAGATCTTGGCGTATTCAGATTTATGAATTTTCTGAAAGAGAAGGGTCTCACTGACGATCAGATTACCATTGTTCTGACCGGTGCCGTGCAGCAGGCGGCTTCGGATCAGCAGGGCGAGTGATCGAGCTTATTTTTAAAGAGAGTAACGGCTGTTGCCGGCCGGAGTCAATCAATATTTAAAAGTGGAATGATGAACAAGACGACACAACTTTATGAAGGCAAGGCAAAAAAGGTCTTTTTAACGGATGACAGCGACCTGGTAATCCAGGAGTTCAAGGACGACGCTACCGCTTTCAACAACAAGAAAAAAGGGAGCATAGCCGACAAGGGTGTTGTCAATAATGCGATCTCCTGTAAACTGTTTACCCTGCTTGAAGAGAACGGCATTCGTACCCATCTTGTAGAAAAGCTCTCCGATCGTGAGATGCTCTGCCGCTATCTCGATATCATCAAGGTTGAGGTTGTGGTTCGCAACATCGCGGCAGGATCGCTGGTAAAACGGTATGGTTTTGCCGAAGGAACACTGCTTGAACAACCCATTGTGGAGCTCTATCTGAAAAATGATGATCTCGATGATCCTCTGATGAATGACGCCCATGCCGTCGCTCTCGGTGTTGCCACCTATGATGAGATTGCGGTACTGAAGAATCGTGCGGAAGCAATCAATCTGGTACTCAGACGCTTCTTCTCCGACAGAAAGCTCAAGCTCGTTGATTTCAAACTTGAGTTCGGCCGCAACAAGGGCACTATTCTGCTTGGTGACGAGATAAGCCCCGACACCTGCCGTCTCTGGGATCTTGAAACCAACGAAAAGCTCGACAAGGACCGCTTCCGTTTTGATCTTGGCGGCGTTGAGGATGCCTACAGCGAAGTGCAGAGACGTGTTCTTGATCTTGACTGAAACCAACAGATGTGAAGACCGGAAATAAAATATGCTTGAATCTGCAATCAGTTATCTGCAGCATGCTGACCCTTTTTCGGTCTATCTCTTTCTTTTTCTGATTGCTTTTCTCGAAAACGTAATCCCTCCGATACCCGGTGATGTGCCTGTTGCATTTATCGGGTACCTGATCTACAGCAGCAGCCTTACCTTTGCAGGTACTGTACTCTGGGCTTCGATGGGTTCAGTATCCGGATTTATGGTGGTTTTCCTTTTGAGTAAACATTTTGGTTTGAAGTTGTACTCCGGTGGAGATACTCCTGCACAGCACTGGTTCTCAAAACGTGTTCACCGTTTTTTTCCCCCTTCAGACATGGAGCTGCTCCGCCGGAAATTTGCAACCCATGGTTACCTTGCCGTTCTTCTGAACCGTTTTCTGTTTGGTTCCAGAGCGGTTATCTCGGTCATGGCCGGTCTGAT
Coding sequences:
- a CDS encoding magnesium transporter CorA family protein — its product is MRVFLKNGNGLEPIETWQKHCWINIECPNDDDRDYVINELKVPLSFYNDIEDIDERPRIEVEDGWYFILLRIPYKTNDDDLPFTTIPLGVIFNEDIILSVCFFETELIQDFIEHTKRKNITVENNFDLLLKLLLSSSIWFLKYLKQINQQIKNAESKLDKSIKNEDLQRLLQIEKCLVYFLTSLKGNDILLHRIKNIKSKRDAYDLDLIEDVEVELKQAQEITNIYSDILSGMMDAYASVISNNLNVVMKRLTSISIILMIPTLIASLYGMNVPNTFENSPFGFWFILLFSFLLSTSGVMFFKSRNWL
- a CDS encoding tetratricopeptide repeat protein, with translation MKNNFLSLSCLLVPLMLISLSGCNNMTSEMNNFSMNSESGSSGKVKGEVIGFRRALAVDTTSANVFIGSAILKIDSGDCEGAITDLTRAIKLNPESVLAYSGRATARFAEEDLQGALADLVMAEKLKLTESLGLRVL
- a CDS encoding TFIIB-type zinc ribbon-containing protein translates to MKCPACNTVNLLISERQGIELDYCPECRGVWLDRGELDKIIERSATEFSPVRQEHHKEESRHRYHEEDHDYYTDPKTGRRKRKGGPLGFLGELFD
- a CDS encoding endonuclease/exonuclease/phosphatase family protein, with amino-acid sequence MRRLLCCFFLVYLALSWFQYQADGAPSGRKEIVLLWWNIENLFDTLDDPVTDDDEFTPQGSRNWTAKKLMLKEMRIRHTLMAVDAHPDYRKFPDIVAFAEVENRQVFQQTLSGIPGITYKTVYYDSPDPRGIDIGLAYNPKGVTLKASRAYSVTLDEKPTRKIIIAEFSDSGNSFHLILNHWPSRAFDTGWSEPKRLAAAKVTRHILDSLRSASPTADIITMGDFNDEPANRSLSEGLGSSFDAAQVRRNSRTLLYNCWSGYQGVGSYYYHRKWERIDHILLSAGMLDKEGFSVSGDPFRCFTFSRMLLYPDNKPWPTYEKREYRGGYSDHLPLLLKIH
- a CDS encoding RidA family protein; translated protein: MTQKSDVKEQAKDILEETLNREAVIVLTRISEEMQLLFQAHPDPVTEEVETIVTGYFLENGKSEQFIEDWIKTSKEYSGTRGLSPQDQPKAMLSDLGVFRFMNFLKEKGLTDDQITIVLTGAVQQAASDQQGE
- the purC gene encoding phosphoribosylaminoimidazolesuccinocarboxamide synthase, coding for MNKTTQLYEGKAKKVFLTDDSDLVIQEFKDDATAFNNKKKGSIADKGVVNNAISCKLFTLLEENGIRTHLVEKLSDREMLCRYLDIIKVEVVVRNIAAGSLVKRYGFAEGTLLEQPIVELYLKNDDLDDPLMNDAHAVALGVATYDEIAVLKNRAEAINLVLRRFFSDRKLKLVDFKLEFGRNKGTILLGDEISPDTCRLWDLETNEKLDKDRFRFDLGGVEDAYSEVQRRVLDLD
- a CDS encoding DedA family protein, whose protein sequence is MLESAISYLQHADPFSVYLFLFLIAFLENVIPPIPGDVPVAFIGYLIYSSSLTFAGTVLWASMGSVSGFMVVFLLSKHFGLKLYSGGDTPAQHWFSKRVHRFFPPSDMELLRRKFATHGYLAVLLNRFLFGSRAVISVMAGLMHLKTLFVLLAAAVSALLWNVLLLYGGYFLGSNWKNIGGYVALYSIPVTIFFVLLLLFSVWKFIRERKRQHE